One genomic segment of Ricinus communis isolate WT05 ecotype wild-type chromosome 5, ASM1957865v1, whole genome shotgun sequence includes these proteins:
- the LOC8275149 gene encoding uncharacterized protein LOC8275149 isoform X2, translated as MASRKKPAEGIALLSMYADEDDEDLDHEQQQQEDDDNEYREPNETGPDAMVTDDLPSNEAVLNQNLTPKDGLLRSLTPQVPFSSSSPQLQQQQKRRSGRGRLTIVDYAHDEVAMSPEPDDGEFDEELQTASGEEKTPPGTVQILTPSVHATPQSSEHVETSQHDEMNDTVNQLEAAENEGTNNVPAENVDPLGKFLPPPPKEKCPEELRRKIDKFISLKKDGRSFNAEVRNRKDYRNPDFLLHAVRYQEIDQIGSCFSKDVFDPHGYDKSDFFDEIEADMRRERERKEQELKKSPKVEFISGGTQPGQVVPPSKFSMPIPGLKPSSLNVLLLLLVGCILHQMLLLGMVDRTRNQNGIRWMVILEILYQLVGRIHWPRWQPSPQYYLQLMLVLDTQLLCSRNGERQKKKDPVRRSWTEDLETHFSGRNSTAFRGRIKIALTIMGLMSSCTACRVLDRNSCTTSRKF; from the exons ATGGCGTCGAGAAAAAAGCCTGCAGAAGGAATCGCTTTACTCTCCATGTATGCCGACGAAGATGATGAAGATCTCGATCatgaacaacaacaacaagaagatgatgataACGAGTATAGGGAACCAAATGAAACGGGACCTGATGCTATGGTTACTGATGACTTACCTAGTAATGAAGCTGTTCTCAATCAGAATTTGACTCCAAAAGACGGCCTATTGCGTTCTTTAACGCCGCAGGTTCCGTTCTCATCCTCGTCACCGCAGTTGCAGCAACAGCAGAAAAGGAGAAGCGGGAGAGGAAGGCTTACCATTGTCGACTATGCTCACGATGAAGTTGCAATGTCTCCTGAACCTGAT GACGGTGAATTTGATGAGGAGCTTCAAACTGCTAGTG GCGAAGAAAAAACACCTCCAGGAACTGTTCAGATCTTAACCCCTAGTGTTCATGCAACTCCTCAATCATCAGAACATGTAGAAACATCACAACATGATGAAATGAATGATACTGTTAATCAATTAGAAGCTGCAGAGAATGAAGGTACTAATAATGTTCCTGCAGAAAATGTTGATCCATTGGGTAAATTTCTTCCTCCGCCACCAAAAGAGAAGTGCCCGGAGGAATTACGA agaaaaatagataaatttatttctttgaagaaAGATGGGAGAAGTTTTAATGCAGAAGTTCGCAATAGGAAGGATTATCGGAACCCTGACTTCTTACTGCATGCAGTGAGGTACCAAGAAATTGATCAGATTGGCTCTTGCTTCAGTAAAGATGTATTTGACCCTCATGGATATGACAAAAGCGACTTCTTCGATGAAATAG AAGCTGATATGCGTCGTGAAAGGGAGAGGAAGGAGCAAGAGCTGAAGAAGAGTCCTAAGGTTGAATTTATTTCAGGAGGAACTCAGCCTGGACAGGTTGTGCCGCCATCAAAGTTTAGCATGCCTATTCCAGGTCTAAAGCCATCTTCTTTGAATGTA ttgctgctgctgctagTGGGTTGCATTCTGCATCAGATGCTGTTGCTCGGGATGGTAGACAgaacaagaaatcaaaatggGATAAG GTGGATGGTGATCTTAGAAATCCTCTACCAACTGGTGGGCCGGATTCATTGGCCACGGTGGCAGCCCAGTCCGCAATATTATCTGCAGCTAATGTTGGTGCTGGATACACAGCTTTTGT GCAGCAGAAACGGCGAGAGGCAGAAGAAAAAAGATCCAGTGAGAAGAAGTTGGACAGAAGATCTTGAGACTCATTTCTCTGGGAGGAATTCCACAGCATTTAGAGGAAGGATAAAAATTGCT CTAACAATCATGGGTTTAATGTCTTCATGTACTGCCTGCAG GGTATTGGATCGTAACTCATGCACAACAAGTAGGAAGTTCTAG
- the LOC8275149 gene encoding uncharacterized protein LOC8275149 isoform X1: MASRKKPAEGIALLSMYADEDDEDLDHEQQQQEDDDNEYREPNETGPDAMVTDDLPSNEAVLNQNLTPKDGLLRSLTPQVPFSSSSPQLQQQQKRRSGRGRLTIVDYAHDEVAMSPEPDDGEFDEELQTASAGEEKTPPGTVQILTPSVHATPQSSEHVETSQHDEMNDTVNQLEAAENEGTNNVPAENVDPLGKFLPPPPKEKCPEELRRKIDKFISLKKDGRSFNAEVRNRKDYRNPDFLLHAVRYQEIDQIGSCFSKDVFDPHGYDKSDFFDEIEADMRRERERKEQELKKSPKVEFISGGTQPGQVVPPSKFSMPIPGLKPSSLNVLLLLLVGCILHQMLLLGMVDRTRNQNGIRWMVILEILYQLVGRIHWPRWQPSPQYYLQLMLVLDTQLLCSRNGERQKKKDPVRRSWTEDLETHFSGRNSTAFRGRIKIALTIMGLMSSCTACRVLDRNSCTTSRKF; this comes from the exons ATGGCGTCGAGAAAAAAGCCTGCAGAAGGAATCGCTTTACTCTCCATGTATGCCGACGAAGATGATGAAGATCTCGATCatgaacaacaacaacaagaagatgatgataACGAGTATAGGGAACCAAATGAAACGGGACCTGATGCTATGGTTACTGATGACTTACCTAGTAATGAAGCTGTTCTCAATCAGAATTTGACTCCAAAAGACGGCCTATTGCGTTCTTTAACGCCGCAGGTTCCGTTCTCATCCTCGTCACCGCAGTTGCAGCAACAGCAGAAAAGGAGAAGCGGGAGAGGAAGGCTTACCATTGTCGACTATGCTCACGATGAAGTTGCAATGTCTCCTGAACCTGAT GACGGTGAATTTGATGAGGAGCTTCAAACTGCTAGTG caGGCGAAGAAAAAACACCTCCAGGAACTGTTCAGATCTTAACCCCTAGTGTTCATGCAACTCCTCAATCATCAGAACATGTAGAAACATCACAACATGATGAAATGAATGATACTGTTAATCAATTAGAAGCTGCAGAGAATGAAGGTACTAATAATGTTCCTGCAGAAAATGTTGATCCATTGGGTAAATTTCTTCCTCCGCCACCAAAAGAGAAGTGCCCGGAGGAATTACGA agaaaaatagataaatttatttctttgaagaaAGATGGGAGAAGTTTTAATGCAGAAGTTCGCAATAGGAAGGATTATCGGAACCCTGACTTCTTACTGCATGCAGTGAGGTACCAAGAAATTGATCAGATTGGCTCTTGCTTCAGTAAAGATGTATTTGACCCTCATGGATATGACAAAAGCGACTTCTTCGATGAAATAG AAGCTGATATGCGTCGTGAAAGGGAGAGGAAGGAGCAAGAGCTGAAGAAGAGTCCTAAGGTTGAATTTATTTCAGGAGGAACTCAGCCTGGACAGGTTGTGCCGCCATCAAAGTTTAGCATGCCTATTCCAGGTCTAAAGCCATCTTCTTTGAATGTA ttgctgctgctgctagTGGGTTGCATTCTGCATCAGATGCTGTTGCTCGGGATGGTAGACAgaacaagaaatcaaaatggGATAAG GTGGATGGTGATCTTAGAAATCCTCTACCAACTGGTGGGCCGGATTCATTGGCCACGGTGGCAGCCCAGTCCGCAATATTATCTGCAGCTAATGTTGGTGCTGGATACACAGCTTTTGT GCAGCAGAAACGGCGAGAGGCAGAAGAAAAAAGATCCAGTGAGAAGAAGTTGGACAGAAGATCTTGAGACTCATTTCTCTGGGAGGAATTCCACAGCATTTAGAGGAAGGATAAAAATTGCT CTAACAATCATGGGTTTAATGTCTTCATGTACTGCCTGCAG GGTATTGGATCGTAACTCATGCACAACAAGTAGGAAGTTCTAG
- the LOC8275149 gene encoding SAP30-binding protein isoform X4, producing MASRKKPAEGIALLSMYADEDDEDLDHEQQQQEDDDNEYREPNETGPDAMVTDDLPSNEAVLNQNLTPKDGLLRSLTPQVPFSSSSPQLQQQQKRRSGRGRLTIVDYAHDEVAMSPEPDDGEFDEELQTASGEEKTPPGTVQILTPSVHATPQSSEHVETSQHDEMNDTVNQLEAAENEGTNNVPAENVDPLGKFLPPPPKEKCPEELRRKIDKFISLKKDGRSFNAEVRNRKDYRNPDFLLHAVRYQEIDQIGSCFSKDVFDPHGYDKSDFFDEIEADMRRERERKEQELKKSPKVEFISGGTQPGQVVPPSKFSMPIPVAAAASGLHSASDAVARDGRQNKKSKWDKVDGDLRNPLPTGGPDSLATVAAQSAILSAANVGAGYTAFVQQKRREAEEKRSSEKKLDRRS from the exons ATGGCGTCGAGAAAAAAGCCTGCAGAAGGAATCGCTTTACTCTCCATGTATGCCGACGAAGATGATGAAGATCTCGATCatgaacaacaacaacaagaagatgatgataACGAGTATAGGGAACCAAATGAAACGGGACCTGATGCTATGGTTACTGATGACTTACCTAGTAATGAAGCTGTTCTCAATCAGAATTTGACTCCAAAAGACGGCCTATTGCGTTCTTTAACGCCGCAGGTTCCGTTCTCATCCTCGTCACCGCAGTTGCAGCAACAGCAGAAAAGGAGAAGCGGGAGAGGAAGGCTTACCATTGTCGACTATGCTCACGATGAAGTTGCAATGTCTCCTGAACCTGAT GACGGTGAATTTGATGAGGAGCTTCAAACTGCTAGTG GCGAAGAAAAAACACCTCCAGGAACTGTTCAGATCTTAACCCCTAGTGTTCATGCAACTCCTCAATCATCAGAACATGTAGAAACATCACAACATGATGAAATGAATGATACTGTTAATCAATTAGAAGCTGCAGAGAATGAAGGTACTAATAATGTTCCTGCAGAAAATGTTGATCCATTGGGTAAATTTCTTCCTCCGCCACCAAAAGAGAAGTGCCCGGAGGAATTACGA agaaaaatagataaatttatttctttgaagaaAGATGGGAGAAGTTTTAATGCAGAAGTTCGCAATAGGAAGGATTATCGGAACCCTGACTTCTTACTGCATGCAGTGAGGTACCAAGAAATTGATCAGATTGGCTCTTGCTTCAGTAAAGATGTATTTGACCCTCATGGATATGACAAAAGCGACTTCTTCGATGAAATAG AAGCTGATATGCGTCGTGAAAGGGAGAGGAAGGAGCAAGAGCTGAAGAAGAGTCCTAAGGTTGAATTTATTTCAGGAGGAACTCAGCCTGGACAGGTTGTGCCGCCATCAAAGTTTAGCATGCCTATTCCAG ttgctgctgctgctagTGGGTTGCATTCTGCATCAGATGCTGTTGCTCGGGATGGTAGACAgaacaagaaatcaaaatggGATAAG GTGGATGGTGATCTTAGAAATCCTCTACCAACTGGTGGGCCGGATTCATTGGCCACGGTGGCAGCCCAGTCCGCAATATTATCTGCAGCTAATGTTGGTGCTGGATACACAGCTTTTGT GCAGCAGAAACGGCGAGAGGCAGAAGAAAAAAGATCCAGTGAGAAGAAGTTGGACAGAAGATCTTGA
- the LOC8275149 gene encoding SAP30-binding protein isoform X3: protein MASRKKPAEGIALLSMYADEDDEDLDHEQQQQEDDDNEYREPNETGPDAMVTDDLPSNEAVLNQNLTPKDGLLRSLTPQVPFSSSSPQLQQQQKRRSGRGRLTIVDYAHDEVAMSPEPDDGEFDEELQTASAGEEKTPPGTVQILTPSVHATPQSSEHVETSQHDEMNDTVNQLEAAENEGTNNVPAENVDPLGKFLPPPPKEKCPEELRRKIDKFISLKKDGRSFNAEVRNRKDYRNPDFLLHAVRYQEIDQIGSCFSKDVFDPHGYDKSDFFDEIEADMRRERERKEQELKKSPKVEFISGGTQPGQVVPPSKFSMPIPVAAAASGLHSASDAVARDGRQNKKSKWDKVDGDLRNPLPTGGPDSLATVAAQSAILSAANVGAGYTAFVQQKRREAEEKRSSEKKLDRRS from the exons ATGGCGTCGAGAAAAAAGCCTGCAGAAGGAATCGCTTTACTCTCCATGTATGCCGACGAAGATGATGAAGATCTCGATCatgaacaacaacaacaagaagatgatgataACGAGTATAGGGAACCAAATGAAACGGGACCTGATGCTATGGTTACTGATGACTTACCTAGTAATGAAGCTGTTCTCAATCAGAATTTGACTCCAAAAGACGGCCTATTGCGTTCTTTAACGCCGCAGGTTCCGTTCTCATCCTCGTCACCGCAGTTGCAGCAACAGCAGAAAAGGAGAAGCGGGAGAGGAAGGCTTACCATTGTCGACTATGCTCACGATGAAGTTGCAATGTCTCCTGAACCTGAT GACGGTGAATTTGATGAGGAGCTTCAAACTGCTAGTG caGGCGAAGAAAAAACACCTCCAGGAACTGTTCAGATCTTAACCCCTAGTGTTCATGCAACTCCTCAATCATCAGAACATGTAGAAACATCACAACATGATGAAATGAATGATACTGTTAATCAATTAGAAGCTGCAGAGAATGAAGGTACTAATAATGTTCCTGCAGAAAATGTTGATCCATTGGGTAAATTTCTTCCTCCGCCACCAAAAGAGAAGTGCCCGGAGGAATTACGA agaaaaatagataaatttatttctttgaagaaAGATGGGAGAAGTTTTAATGCAGAAGTTCGCAATAGGAAGGATTATCGGAACCCTGACTTCTTACTGCATGCAGTGAGGTACCAAGAAATTGATCAGATTGGCTCTTGCTTCAGTAAAGATGTATTTGACCCTCATGGATATGACAAAAGCGACTTCTTCGATGAAATAG AAGCTGATATGCGTCGTGAAAGGGAGAGGAAGGAGCAAGAGCTGAAGAAGAGTCCTAAGGTTGAATTTATTTCAGGAGGAACTCAGCCTGGACAGGTTGTGCCGCCATCAAAGTTTAGCATGCCTATTCCAG ttgctgctgctgctagTGGGTTGCATTCTGCATCAGATGCTGTTGCTCGGGATGGTAGACAgaacaagaaatcaaaatggGATAAG GTGGATGGTGATCTTAGAAATCCTCTACCAACTGGTGGGCCGGATTCATTGGCCACGGTGGCAGCCCAGTCCGCAATATTATCTGCAGCTAATGTTGGTGCTGGATACACAGCTTTTGT GCAGCAGAAACGGCGAGAGGCAGAAGAAAAAAGATCCAGTGAGAAGAAGTTGGACAGAAGATCTTGA
- the LOC8275149 gene encoding uncharacterized protein LOC8275149 isoform X5 has translation MASRKKPAEGIALLSMYADEDDEDLDHEQQQQEDDDNEYREPNETGPDAMVTDDLPSNEAVLNQNLTPKDGLLRSLTPQVPFSSSSPQLQQQQKRRSGRGRLTIVDYAHDEVAMSPEPDDGEFDEELQTASAGEEKTPPGTVQILTPSVHATPQSSEHVETSQHDEMNDTVNQLEAAENEGTNNVPAENVDPLGKFLPPPPKEKCPEELRRKIDKFISLKKDGRSFNAEVRNRKDYRNPDFLLHAVRYQEIDQIGSCFSKDVFDPHGYDKSDFFDEIEADMRRERERKEQELKKSPKVEFISGGTQPGQVVPPSKFSMPIPGLKPSSLNVLLLLLVGCILHQMLLLGMVDRTRNQNGIRWMVILEILYQLVGRIHWPRWQPSPQYYLQLMLVLDTQLLCKIH, from the exons ATGGCGTCGAGAAAAAAGCCTGCAGAAGGAATCGCTTTACTCTCCATGTATGCCGACGAAGATGATGAAGATCTCGATCatgaacaacaacaacaagaagatgatgataACGAGTATAGGGAACCAAATGAAACGGGACCTGATGCTATGGTTACTGATGACTTACCTAGTAATGAAGCTGTTCTCAATCAGAATTTGACTCCAAAAGACGGCCTATTGCGTTCTTTAACGCCGCAGGTTCCGTTCTCATCCTCGTCACCGCAGTTGCAGCAACAGCAGAAAAGGAGAAGCGGGAGAGGAAGGCTTACCATTGTCGACTATGCTCACGATGAAGTTGCAATGTCTCCTGAACCTGAT GACGGTGAATTTGATGAGGAGCTTCAAACTGCTAGTG caGGCGAAGAAAAAACACCTCCAGGAACTGTTCAGATCTTAACCCCTAGTGTTCATGCAACTCCTCAATCATCAGAACATGTAGAAACATCACAACATGATGAAATGAATGATACTGTTAATCAATTAGAAGCTGCAGAGAATGAAGGTACTAATAATGTTCCTGCAGAAAATGTTGATCCATTGGGTAAATTTCTTCCTCCGCCACCAAAAGAGAAGTGCCCGGAGGAATTACGA agaaaaatagataaatttatttctttgaagaaAGATGGGAGAAGTTTTAATGCAGAAGTTCGCAATAGGAAGGATTATCGGAACCCTGACTTCTTACTGCATGCAGTGAGGTACCAAGAAATTGATCAGATTGGCTCTTGCTTCAGTAAAGATGTATTTGACCCTCATGGATATGACAAAAGCGACTTCTTCGATGAAATAG AAGCTGATATGCGTCGTGAAAGGGAGAGGAAGGAGCAAGAGCTGAAGAAGAGTCCTAAGGTTGAATTTATTTCAGGAGGAACTCAGCCTGGACAGGTTGTGCCGCCATCAAAGTTTAGCATGCCTATTCCAGGTCTAAAGCCATCTTCTTTGAATGTA ttgctgctgctgctagTGGGTTGCATTCTGCATCAGATGCTGTTGCTCGGGATGGTAGACAgaacaagaaatcaaaatggGATAAG GTGGATGGTGATCTTAGAAATCCTCTACCAACTGGTGGGCCGGATTCATTGGCCACGGTGGCAGCCCAGTCCGCAATATTATCTGCAGCTAATGTTGGTGCTGGATACACAGCTTTTGTGTAAGATTCATTAA
- the LOC8275149 gene encoding SAP30-binding protein isoform X6, with protein MASRKKPAEGIALLSMYADEDDEDLDHEQQQQEDDDNEYREPNETGPDAMVTDDLPSNEAVLNQNLTPKDGLLRSLTPQVPFSSSSPQLQQQQKRRSGRGRLTIVDYAHDEVAMSPEPDDGEFDEELQTASAGEEKTPPGTVQILTPSVHATPQSSEHVETSQHDEMNDTVNQLEAAENEGTNNVPAENVDPLGKFLPPPPKEKCPEELRRKIDKFISLKKDGRSFNAEVRNRKDYRNPDFLLHAVRYQEIDQIGSCFSKDVFDPHGYDKSDFFDEIEADMRRERERKEQELKKSPKVEFISGGTQPGQVVPPSKFSMPIPVAAAASGLHSASDAVARDGRQNKKSKWDKVDGDLRNPLPTGGPDSLATVAAQSAILSAANVGAGYTAFV; from the exons ATGGCGTCGAGAAAAAAGCCTGCAGAAGGAATCGCTTTACTCTCCATGTATGCCGACGAAGATGATGAAGATCTCGATCatgaacaacaacaacaagaagatgatgataACGAGTATAGGGAACCAAATGAAACGGGACCTGATGCTATGGTTACTGATGACTTACCTAGTAATGAAGCTGTTCTCAATCAGAATTTGACTCCAAAAGACGGCCTATTGCGTTCTTTAACGCCGCAGGTTCCGTTCTCATCCTCGTCACCGCAGTTGCAGCAACAGCAGAAAAGGAGAAGCGGGAGAGGAAGGCTTACCATTGTCGACTATGCTCACGATGAAGTTGCAATGTCTCCTGAACCTGAT GACGGTGAATTTGATGAGGAGCTTCAAACTGCTAGTG caGGCGAAGAAAAAACACCTCCAGGAACTGTTCAGATCTTAACCCCTAGTGTTCATGCAACTCCTCAATCATCAGAACATGTAGAAACATCACAACATGATGAAATGAATGATACTGTTAATCAATTAGAAGCTGCAGAGAATGAAGGTACTAATAATGTTCCTGCAGAAAATGTTGATCCATTGGGTAAATTTCTTCCTCCGCCACCAAAAGAGAAGTGCCCGGAGGAATTACGA agaaaaatagataaatttatttctttgaagaaAGATGGGAGAAGTTTTAATGCAGAAGTTCGCAATAGGAAGGATTATCGGAACCCTGACTTCTTACTGCATGCAGTGAGGTACCAAGAAATTGATCAGATTGGCTCTTGCTTCAGTAAAGATGTATTTGACCCTCATGGATATGACAAAAGCGACTTCTTCGATGAAATAG AAGCTGATATGCGTCGTGAAAGGGAGAGGAAGGAGCAAGAGCTGAAGAAGAGTCCTAAGGTTGAATTTATTTCAGGAGGAACTCAGCCTGGACAGGTTGTGCCGCCATCAAAGTTTAGCATGCCTATTCCAG ttgctgctgctgctagTGGGTTGCATTCTGCATCAGATGCTGTTGCTCGGGATGGTAGACAgaacaagaaatcaaaatggGATAAG GTGGATGGTGATCTTAGAAATCCTCTACCAACTGGTGGGCCGGATTCATTGGCCACGGTGGCAGCCCAGTCCGCAATATTATCTGCAGCTAATGTTGGTGCTGGATACACAGCTTTTGTGTAA
- the LOC8275149 gene encoding SAP30-binding protein isoform X7 produces the protein MASRKKPAEGIALLSMYADEDDEDLDHEQQQQEDDDNEYREPNETGPDAMVTDDLPSNEAVLNQNLTPKDGLLRSLTPQVPFSSSSPQLQQQQKRRSGRGRLTIVDYAHDEVAMSPEPDDGEFDEELQTASAGEEKTPPGTVQILTPSVHATPQSSEHVETSQHDEMNDTVNQLEAAENEGTNNVPAENVDPLGKFLPPPPKEKCPEELRRKIDKFISLKKDGRSFNAEVRNRKDYRNPDFLLHAVRYQEIDQIGSCFSKDVFDPHGYDKSDFFDEIEADMRRERERKEQELKKSPKVEFISGGTQPGQVVPPSKFSMPIPGLKPSSLNVLLLLLVGCILHQMLLLGMVDRTRNQNGIRFSVSA, from the exons ATGGCGTCGAGAAAAAAGCCTGCAGAAGGAATCGCTTTACTCTCCATGTATGCCGACGAAGATGATGAAGATCTCGATCatgaacaacaacaacaagaagatgatgataACGAGTATAGGGAACCAAATGAAACGGGACCTGATGCTATGGTTACTGATGACTTACCTAGTAATGAAGCTGTTCTCAATCAGAATTTGACTCCAAAAGACGGCCTATTGCGTTCTTTAACGCCGCAGGTTCCGTTCTCATCCTCGTCACCGCAGTTGCAGCAACAGCAGAAAAGGAGAAGCGGGAGAGGAAGGCTTACCATTGTCGACTATGCTCACGATGAAGTTGCAATGTCTCCTGAACCTGAT GACGGTGAATTTGATGAGGAGCTTCAAACTGCTAGTG caGGCGAAGAAAAAACACCTCCAGGAACTGTTCAGATCTTAACCCCTAGTGTTCATGCAACTCCTCAATCATCAGAACATGTAGAAACATCACAACATGATGAAATGAATGATACTGTTAATCAATTAGAAGCTGCAGAGAATGAAGGTACTAATAATGTTCCTGCAGAAAATGTTGATCCATTGGGTAAATTTCTTCCTCCGCCACCAAAAGAGAAGTGCCCGGAGGAATTACGA agaaaaatagataaatttatttctttgaagaaAGATGGGAGAAGTTTTAATGCAGAAGTTCGCAATAGGAAGGATTATCGGAACCCTGACTTCTTACTGCATGCAGTGAGGTACCAAGAAATTGATCAGATTGGCTCTTGCTTCAGTAAAGATGTATTTGACCCTCATGGATATGACAAAAGCGACTTCTTCGATGAAATAG AAGCTGATATGCGTCGTGAAAGGGAGAGGAAGGAGCAAGAGCTGAAGAAGAGTCCTAAGGTTGAATTTATTTCAGGAGGAACTCAGCCTGGACAGGTTGTGCCGCCATCAAAGTTTAGCATGCCTATTCCAGGTCTAAAGCCATCTTCTTTGAATGTA ttgctgctgctgctagTGGGTTGCATTCTGCATCAGATGCTGTTGCTCGGGATGGTAGACAgaacaagaaatcaaaatggGATAAGGTTTAGTGTCTCTGCATAG